One genomic region from SAR92 clade bacterium H455 encodes:
- a CDS encoding AraC family transcriptional regulator, whose product MQQTSNIQVIDLHGDAPMQSGHYDYTVPSATDSGLEFFGVTGKAEILNTECLRLNFMSSQTAAQATFIAVHEQIALGIYNNCWSTGPVMSRFLGKGHYGIHLQLAGAQKFTVDGVSGALPPLSCSLLAYPEGKIIESVISNLGGPLTHICLVFSAQFLQEKFQLNERQLSSLLSSSRESTSEPYIAQQVATIAMQQIGYDLLNLNLSPYTTRLYAEAKALELIAVYLQQLEPITETVTVPFARRTETQKLYKAKQQLERQYQSPPTLDCLGRQVGLNRRKLAEGFKALFGKSVYEYVLILRMQKAQELLRSGHHGHIGSIARQVGYEHQSSFNKAFRQYAGISPSRYIGL is encoded by the coding sequence ATGCAACAGACTTCAAATATACAGGTTATTGACTTGCATGGTGACGCACCTATGCAATCTGGCCATTACGACTATACCGTACCCTCTGCAACAGATTCTGGGTTGGAGTTTTTCGGGGTAACTGGCAAAGCAGAAATTCTTAACACTGAATGTTTGCGGCTAAATTTTATGTCTAGTCAGACTGCAGCGCAGGCGACATTTATCGCGGTGCATGAACAGATCGCATTGGGCATTTACAATAACTGCTGGTCCACTGGCCCGGTCATGAGCAGATTTCTTGGCAAAGGGCACTATGGCATTCATTTACAACTGGCCGGGGCCCAAAAATTTACGGTTGATGGTGTTTCAGGCGCATTACCGCCGCTGTCTTGCTCTTTGCTGGCGTACCCTGAAGGCAAAATTATTGAATCCGTGATCAGTAACTTAGGCGGGCCCCTCACCCATATCTGCCTGGTTTTCAGCGCACAATTCTTGCAAGAAAAATTTCAGCTGAATGAGCGACAACTGTCGAGCTTATTAAGCTCTTCTAGGGAGTCGACCAGTGAGCCTTATATTGCTCAACAAGTGGCTACTATTGCGATGCAACAGATTGGTTACGATTTACTCAATCTTAACCTTTCACCCTACACAACCCGTCTGTATGCCGAGGCCAAGGCGCTGGAGCTGATTGCAGTATATTTGCAACAGTTAGAGCCTATAACGGAAACGGTAACTGTTCCCTTTGCTCGCCGGACCGAAACACAAAAGCTGTATAAGGCAAAGCAGCAACTTGAAAGGCAGTATCAATCTCCCCCGACGCTCGACTGCCTAGGACGGCAAGTAGGTCTCAATCGGCGCAAACTAGCTGAGGGGTTTAAAGCTCTGTTTGGTAAAAGTGTGTATGAATATGTGCTAATACTCCGCATGCAAAAAGCACAGGAATTGTTGCGCAGTGGTCATCATGGGCATATTGGCTCAATTGCCAGACAGGTCGGTTATGAACATCAGTCGAGCTTTAACAAGGCCTTTCGGCAATATGCCGGGATATCGCCATCAAGGTATATTGGGTTGTAG
- a CDS encoding helix-turn-helix domain-containing protein, which translates to MKPPQNATQCKVELKRALMAGELSLGEAIRRMRKIVGMNQTDYANKVANVAPRILMAIERGRGNPTLETLNKIGRPFGYKVGFVPKNQ; encoded by the coding sequence ATGAAACCCCCACAAAATGCGACACAATGTAAAGTTGAATTAAAACGCGCCCTAATGGCAGGTGAATTATCTCTGGGCGAGGCCATACGGCGTATGCGAAAAATTGTTGGCATGAACCAGACGGATTACGCTAACAAGGTAGCGAATGTTGCGCCGCGAATTTTAATGGCTATTGAACGGGGGCGGGGCAATCCAACTTTGGAAACACTCAATAAGATAGGTCGGCCTTTTGGTTATAAAGTTGGCTTTGTCCCTAAAAATCAATAA
- a CDS encoding TonB-dependent receptor produces MTNRNRLKRGSSIAIARNIIIALGIISISFSSTASDESEISKPALYEEVLVTARKREEKLIDVPISISVVTDESIKNFKIRDIVDLAYYIPGMSASSSDASNRSISIRGVSNIQGTSPLSGVYLDEIPLSFAPSISVDLQTTDIQRVEVLKGPQGTLFGQGSMNGTVRFVTKKPSFDGVNGEIGLSAYDTESGDMSSELTAVLNLPAINDTLGFRVVTTAKDVGGWIDQPNANKDDANSYEMSYLHLKGLWKVSDKFTVDTQIIRYDSDAAAQNTVNVDPVFKRVYHVVIRDGFVPSTDSDYEYDIQNLTLSYEFDFATLIGSSSKITSEQFSSSVSAVIESPVGPPSEALTLGTYIDVDGTAHELRLVGKTGALNWVAGVFYTDVETESGYTSFSQNFGDLLLEYPGFKSILGSDSISYFLDFSYDVNSQLTISAGTRYYEDDRTDTFINAGTVLDNPDASFHKLSSKISLTYFLTDNTNLYARVAEGFRSGGSNVLNEKTYKPESLINYEVGAKSSLFEGRLITEAAIYFSQYKDYQEVEVDPTTNGILLLNPGEAEIRGVEWSTKMKITEQLTMGFSGHFSDSEFTELNVGALTKEIGDELNYAPKYTYSLTTSYNFNWPSATPGYFHFSYNRQGEQSLINRPTLDKKSSPLGNLSVQIGAKLMDFNISFFGRNLTNELRSTRPIAGQNHIPMRPRTYGVQLNYEF; encoded by the coding sequence ATGACAAATAGAAACAGGCTAAAACGTGGATCTTCTATTGCTATAGCAAGAAATATAATAATCGCCTTAGGCATTATATCTATATCCTTCTCTTCAACAGCCAGTGATGAGAGTGAGATTTCAAAGCCTGCTCTCTACGAGGAGGTCTTAGTTACTGCTCGGAAACGTGAGGAGAAGCTAATAGATGTTCCAATAAGTATTTCCGTAGTTACTGACGAATCTATCAAAAACTTCAAAATCCGGGATATCGTTGACTTGGCGTATTACATACCTGGAATGTCGGCCTCATCTTCAGACGCTAGCAATAGAAGTATATCAATACGGGGAGTCAGTAATATTCAAGGTACATCTCCACTCTCAGGAGTTTACCTTGATGAAATTCCACTCTCTTTTGCCCCGTCAATTTCAGTAGATCTACAAACCACAGATATACAACGTGTAGAAGTACTAAAAGGCCCCCAAGGAACGTTATTTGGACAAGGTTCAATGAACGGAACTGTTCGGTTTGTTACCAAAAAACCATCGTTTGACGGTGTAAATGGCGAAATTGGTCTATCCGCTTACGATACAGAAAGCGGAGACATGAGTTCCGAGCTAACGGCAGTACTCAACCTTCCAGCAATCAACGATACTTTGGGCTTTCGTGTTGTCACTACCGCCAAAGATGTGGGAGGGTGGATAGACCAGCCTAATGCTAACAAAGACGACGCAAATAGTTACGAAATGTCATATCTTCATCTCAAAGGATTATGGAAGGTATCCGATAAGTTTACTGTTGATACTCAAATAATACGGTATGACTCTGACGCCGCCGCTCAAAATACAGTTAATGTCGATCCAGTCTTTAAGCGTGTATATCACGTAGTTATCCGTGATGGTTTTGTGCCGTCTACTGATAGCGACTATGAATATGATATTCAAAATTTGACTTTGAGTTACGAATTTGATTTTGCAACATTAATAGGTTCTAGTTCCAAAATAACAAGCGAGCAGTTTTCGTCTTCAGTTTCAGCCGTAATCGAATCCCCTGTAGGGCCACCCTCAGAAGCTCTTACTCTCGGTACATACATTGATGTAGACGGTACCGCGCATGAATTGAGGTTAGTTGGAAAAACAGGAGCGTTAAACTGGGTTGCCGGTGTCTTTTACACTGATGTTGAAACAGAAAGCGGTTATACTAGTTTTTCGCAAAATTTCGGTGATCTCCTATTGGAATACCCTGGTTTTAAGAGTATTCTCGGCAGTGATTCTATCTCTTATTTTTTGGATTTCTCTTATGATGTTAATAGCCAGTTAACGATCTCGGCGGGAACTAGATATTATGAGGATGATAGGACCGATACCTTTATAAATGCAGGAACAGTTCTGGATAATCCGGATGCTAGTTTTCACAAGCTAAGTTCAAAAATATCGCTTACCTATTTTTTGACAGATAATACCAATCTTTACGCAAGGGTTGCTGAAGGGTTCCGGAGTGGTGGTAGTAACGTGTTGAATGAAAAAACATACAAGCCTGAATCGTTGATCAATTATGAAGTCGGTGCCAAATCCTCTCTATTTGAAGGCCGTCTTATTACTGAGGCTGCAATTTATTTTAGTCAATACAAGGACTACCAAGAGGTCGAAGTTGACCCAACTACTAACGGAATCTTGCTCCTTAATCCCGGTGAGGCGGAAATTAGAGGTGTTGAATGGTCTACAAAAATGAAGATTACTGAACAGCTCACTATGGGCTTTTCAGGGCATTTTAGTGATTCTGAATTTACTGAGTTAAATGTGGGAGCTTTAACTAAAGAAATTGGTGATGAGCTTAACTACGCACCCAAATATACATATTCGCTCACTACGAGCTATAATTTCAATTGGCCATCCGCAACTCCTGGTTACTTTCACTTTAGTTACAATAGACAAGGAGAGCAATCGTTAATTAATCGACCAACTTTGGATAAAAAGTCTAGCCCGCTTGGTAACCTCAGCGTGCAAATTGGCGCGAAGCTGATGGATTTTAATATCAGTTTTTTTGGAAGAAATTTAACCAATGAACTCAGGTCAACAAGGCCTATAGCTGGCCAGAATCACATCCCCATGCGTCCGCGTACATATGGAGTGCAATTAAATTATGAGTTTTGA
- the tnpB gene encoding IS66 family insertion sequence element accessory protein TnpB (TnpB, as the term is used for proteins encoded by IS66 family insertion elements, is considered an accessory protein, since TnpC, encoded by a neighboring gene, is a DDE family transposase.): MIRPASSVNAVYLCRKPVDMRKQMDGLSSIVQHDLGSDPLSGALFVFINKGRDKLKILTWENNGFIVWYKRLEQEKFAWPKMTDDTTVTLSGDDLNFLLDGYDIWALKPHKKLALMPKV; the protein is encoded by the coding sequence ATGATCCGCCCAGCCTCATCCGTCAACGCGGTTTACCTCTGTCGTAAGCCCGTCGACATGCGCAAGCAGATGGACGGCCTGAGCAGCATCGTCCAGCATGACTTAGGCAGCGATCCTTTGTCCGGTGCGCTGTTTGTCTTTATCAATAAAGGTCGCGATAAACTCAAAATACTGACCTGGGAAAATAACGGCTTTATCGTTTGGTACAAGCGCCTAGAACAAGAGAAATTTGCCTGGCCAAAAATGACCGACGACACGACGGTGACACTGAGTGGCGATGACCTGAATTTCTTGCTCGATGGTTACGATATCTGGGCACTAAAACCGCATAAAAAATTAGCATTAATGCCAAAGGTTTGA
- a CDS encoding GFA family protein, which yields MTHPASKTGQCLCGAVTFTATNVNTNLNACHCDMCRRWSGGPFMALSCGREVDFDGEENIAVFDSSEWAERGFCKQCGSHLFYRLKDTAEMEIPVGLFEGNTDDLKFELQVFIDHKPDYYSFANQTETMTEQQVIEKYVL from the coding sequence ATGACTCACCCTGCATCCAAAACCGGTCAGTGCCTCTGTGGTGCCGTTACATTCACCGCGACAAACGTCAATACTAATCTCAACGCCTGTCATTGCGACATGTGTCGACGCTGGTCTGGTGGGCCGTTTATGGCGCTGTCATGCGGTCGTGAAGTGGACTTCGATGGCGAGGAGAATATCGCAGTATTTGATTCTTCCGAATGGGCAGAGCGGGGATTTTGTAAGCAGTGCGGCAGCCATCTATTTTATCGACTTAAAGACACCGCAGAGATGGAAATACCCGTCGGTCTTTTTGAAGGTAATACCGACGACCTAAAGTTTGAATTACAAGTCTTCATCGACCACAAGCCCGATTACTATAGCTTTGCCAACCAAACCGAAACCATGACAGAACAGCAGGTAATTGAAAAGTACGTTTTATAG
- a CDS encoding HipA domain-containing protein, with protein sequence MKKQAIVEIFRAGRWWSAATITPMELAAGHNGACRLEYFLDYASEHIEDALAVRAGVSCRYPVDFDLHDEQSWPAFLLDILPNGAGRAHWLKRLNMADAHAADWPLLLRGTAFPPGNLRIKEAVDARVDDLDVPRADGEIVKLADHPGFTLEDICQRQEQFIEYAYQNGAQTAGASDVQGVAPKFLMTQDRAGRWHAEGVLDDDKIASHYLIKFPRGRTEADRQVLRIEALYMDLAKALGLKVHGPLQWQRDTLIIPRFDRVLEAEAVVTRIGMESLSALAGITKYGIEYGGSPSHNVLCQALARYTTDPEQELVEYIKRDIANVVLGNKDNHARNTAVFRYENGLVTLTPLFDFAPMYLDPEGIPRACRWEGDQEVGGTPNWQKVIAALPEGISYERLKTELAAFAVLLEQLPDIMEATQVDREIITARMPVIKQHVKQLNALDS encoded by the coding sequence ATGAAAAAGCAGGCAATAGTTGAAATATTTAGAGCGGGGCGTTGGTGGTCGGCGGCCACAATTACGCCTATGGAATTGGCAGCGGGTCACAATGGTGCTTGCCGTCTAGAGTATTTCCTGGATTATGCCAGTGAGCATATTGAAGATGCACTGGCTGTGAGAGCTGGCGTTAGCTGTCGTTATCCGGTGGATTTTGACTTGCACGATGAACAGAGCTGGCCGGCATTTTTGTTGGACATTCTGCCAAATGGGGCCGGTCGGGCCCACTGGTTGAAGCGATTGAATATGGCAGATGCCCATGCAGCTGACTGGCCCCTGTTGTTGCGCGGAACCGCTTTCCCGCCGGGGAATTTGCGCATCAAGGAGGCCGTCGATGCCCGCGTGGATGATCTGGATGTTCCACGGGCCGATGGTGAGATCGTTAAACTTGCCGATCACCCGGGTTTTACACTTGAGGATATTTGTCAGCGTCAGGAGCAGTTTATTGAGTATGCCTATCAAAACGGAGCGCAAACGGCTGGCGCATCGGATGTGCAGGGCGTGGCGCCAAAATTCCTGATGACTCAAGATCGAGCCGGGCGCTGGCATGCAGAAGGCGTTCTAGACGATGACAAGATAGCCTCGCATTACCTTATTAAATTTCCCCGTGGTCGAACCGAAGCTGATCGGCAGGTGTTGCGGATTGAGGCACTGTATATGGACCTTGCTAAGGCGCTCGGATTAAAAGTACATGGCCCTCTGCAGTGGCAGCGAGACACCTTGATCATCCCACGCTTTGATCGGGTGCTTGAAGCTGAAGCTGTAGTTACAAGAATAGGAATGGAAAGTTTAAGTGCGCTTGCGGGTATTACAAAATATGGCATTGAGTACGGTGGGTCGCCTTCGCACAATGTCTTGTGCCAGGCACTGGCTCGCTATACGACAGACCCAGAGCAAGAGTTGGTTGAATATATTAAACGCGATATTGCCAACGTTGTCCTCGGGAATAAAGACAACCATGCTCGCAATACAGCAGTTTTTCGCTATGAAAATGGTCTCGTGACGTTGACTCCGCTATTTGATTTTGCCCCCATGTATCTGGACCCTGAAGGCATCCCGCGCGCCTGTCGTTGGGAGGGTGATCAGGAGGTGGGGGGCACACCAAATTGGCAAAAGGTGATTGCCGCACTGCCAGAGGGAATTTCTTATGAGCGATTAAAGACTGAGCTTGCGGCCTTCGCTGTTTTGCTGGAGCAATTGCCCGATATTATGGAGGCCACCCAGGTCGATCGCGAGATTATCACTGCTAGAATGCCCGTGATAAAGCAGCATGTTAAACAATTAAACGCTCTGGATAGCTAG
- a CDS encoding GNAT family N-acetyltransferase encodes MNINIIKADYSDGKHGAEIPMLLNLYASDPMGGGAALSCHVLTNLVAALAEIPHAFSVIAYADNKPAGLVNCFETFSTFACQPLINIHDVVVLGEYRGLGISQKMLAKVEEIARSKNCCKITLEVLEYNDIAKSSYKKFGFSGYELDPKTGAALFWQKAL; translated from the coding sequence ATGAATATCAATATTATCAAAGCAGATTATTCCGATGGAAAACATGGCGCAGAGATACCTATGCTTCTTAATCTTTATGCTTCAGACCCCATGGGCGGTGGAGCGGCCCTCAGTTGCCATGTGCTGACAAATCTGGTTGCGGCGCTGGCCGAGATACCCCACGCATTTTCAGTCATAGCCTATGCCGATAATAAACCTGCGGGGCTGGTCAATTGTTTTGAAACATTTTCGACCTTTGCCTGCCAGCCTCTGATTAATATTCACGATGTGGTTGTTCTGGGTGAATATAGAGGCTTAGGTATCAGCCAAAAAATGCTTGCTAAAGTTGAAGAGATCGCGAGGTCGAAAAACTGCTGTAAAATCACTCTTGAGGTTTTGGAATACAATGACATTGCCAAATCCTCCTATAAAAAATTTGGCTTTAGCGGCTACGAACTAGACCCAAAGACTGGGGCAGCGCTGTTTTGGCAGAAGGCGTTGTAA
- a CDS encoding transposase → MEQWEHGGGFSLNAEVRIEAQDRNGLERLFRYCARPIYAAERLSWQDEGRSLCYQLPKPLPNGQTQLHLKPEEFLDRLSMLLPRPREHRHSYHGVLAANARLRKEVVARAGLPIISSRK, encoded by the coding sequence ATGGAACAATGGGAGCATGGCGGTGGTTTCTCGCTAAATGCTGAGGTGCGGATAGAGGCCCAAGATCGGAACGGCCTGGAGCGATTGTTCCGCTATTGCGCACGACCTATCTACGCGGCAGAACGGTTAAGTTGGCAGGATGAGGGTAGGTCTTTGTGCTATCAACTGCCTAAACCCTTGCCCAATGGTCAAACCCAGTTGCACCTCAAGCCGGAGGAATTTCTGGATCGCCTGTCGATGTTACTGCCAAGGCCGAGAGAGCATCGCCACAGTTATCATGGTGTTTTGGCCGCCAATGCGAGATTGAGGAAAGAGGTGGTGGCGCGAGCAGGCCTGCCGATTATCAGCAGCCGAAAGTGA
- a CDS encoding IS66 family transposase zinc-finger binding domain-containing protein — MLTDPNIVVDKAQNHHALFAALKEQKTTNASLLQENKILKEQVAWFKKQIHDRSSEKSKDEPNAQQGQLFNEIESIAENAPTDDEKITIPAHARKKKGRKKIPQDLPRIDVIHDLSDEEKTCNKDGQPLKRISEVISEQLDYVPAKMRVLRHIRYKYVCSHCDTPPITASKPPVLLPKSNASASLLAHITTAKYVDGLPLYRQ; from the coding sequence ATGTTAACGGATCCTAACATTGTCGTCGACAAAGCGCAGAATCATCACGCGTTGTTCGCTGCCCTAAAAGAGCAGAAAACTACGAATGCGTCTCTCCTTCAGGAAAATAAAATCCTTAAAGAACAGGTCGCCTGGTTTAAAAAACAGATACACGACCGCAGCTCTGAAAAATCCAAAGACGAACCCAATGCCCAGCAGGGTCAACTCTTTAACGAAATAGAATCTATTGCGGAAAACGCGCCAACAGACGATGAAAAAATCACCATTCCCGCGCATGCCCGAAAAAAGAAAGGCCGTAAAAAAATACCTCAAGACCTGCCTCGCATCGATGTAATCCATGACTTATCGGATGAAGAAAAAACCTGCAACAAAGATGGCCAACCCCTAAAGCGCATTAGTGAAGTCATCAGTGAGCAACTGGATTATGTCCCCGCGAAGATGCGCGTACTGCGCCACATCCGTTACAAGTATGTCTGTAGCCACTGCGATACCCCGCCCATCACCGCATCCAAGCCGCCGGTACTTTTACCCAAAAGCAATGCCAGCGCCTCCTTGCTGGCCCATATCACCACGGCCAAGTATGTGGATGGATTGCCGCTTTATCGCCAATAG
- a CDS encoding sigma-70 family RNA polymerase sigma factor: MSMFEESLCLSTEEVVHSEPSFTHSENASSTVNKAANITDNIELVNCVARQWDSPLRRYFQRNTRSKCQADVDDLMQDLYCRLFTCRNPGNIESINSFAFTIAQNLLRDRSRRVATRMSDMSTSIDDVAEPFSETTGPERIVESEQALKQILSVIDEWPPARREAFVQHRLCGESHKVVASLLGISVSMVEKHIASARSALRVYTAAI; this comes from the coding sequence ATGAGCATGTTTGAAGAATCTCTGTGCCTATCAACAGAAGAGGTCGTGCATAGCGAACCATCATTCACACATTCAGAGAATGCCAGCAGTACTGTCAACAAAGCCGCTAACATCACCGACAACATAGAGCTCGTCAACTGCGTGGCACGCCAGTGGGATAGCCCTCTGCGACGTTATTTTCAGAGAAACACAAGGTCAAAATGTCAGGCCGACGTCGATGATCTAATGCAAGATCTCTATTGTCGCTTATTCACCTGCCGCAACCCAGGCAATATAGAGTCGATTAATTCCTTCGCCTTCACTATTGCACAGAACCTGCTGCGCGACCGGTCACGCAGAGTGGCAACCCGCATGAGCGACATGAGCACATCAATCGATGATGTAGCAGAGCCTTTTTCGGAAACCACCGGCCCTGAACGCATCGTCGAATCTGAACAGGCATTAAAGCAAATACTGTCAGTAATCGACGAATGGCCCCCCGCTAGACGTGAGGCCTTTGTGCAACATCGTCTGTGCGGCGAAAGCCATAAAGTAGTGGCGTCGCTTCTGGGGATATCGGTAAGCATGGTGGAAAAACATATTGCCAGTGCGAGAAGTGCACTAAGGGTATACACCGCAGCGATATGA
- a CDS encoding DUF5946 family protein yields the protein MYIKRIKCLSCGGKFPDIDGPVHRYMTSSPGCWSAYGEVLTREYSDPSYFEVHRLTVDAYAAQHPGSKDRQSIQSVGFHLLRLYLFLELRLAPERINDVTLAAVKLKHSFFWLKPPSSVGSITIADIGSAKDVGEHRAAVLAWAQDVWDAWSLHHETIKSWVPADAL from the coding sequence ATGTATATCAAGAGGATTAAGTGTCTCAGTTGCGGGGGCAAGTTTCCGGATATTGATGGTCCTGTACACCGCTATATGACCTCTTCACCGGGTTGCTGGTCGGCATATGGTGAAGTGTTGACGCGCGAATATAGCGACCCTTCCTATTTTGAGGTCCATCGATTAACGGTTGATGCCTATGCTGCTCAGCATCCAGGCTCGAAGGATCGCCAAAGCATACAATCAGTTGGATTTCACTTGCTTCGCCTTTACCTTTTTCTTGAGCTTAGACTTGCGCCAGAGCGCATTAATGATGTCACGCTGGCGGCTGTTAAATTAAAGCACTCATTCTTTTGGTTGAAGCCACCCTCTTCGGTTGGCTCGATCACTATTGCTGATATCGGAAGCGCAAAGGACGTTGGCGAACACAGGGCTGCTGTTTTGGCCTGGGCGCAAGATGTATGGGATGCTTGGTCTCTTCATCACGAGACCATCAAGTCTTGGGTACCGGCTGATGCCCTTTAG